A stretch of Ranitomeya variabilis isolate aRanVar5 chromosome 3, aRanVar5.hap1, whole genome shotgun sequence DNA encodes these proteins:
- the NGF gene encoding beta-nerve growth factor isoform X5 — protein sequence MSMLYYTLIIAFLIGIQAAPKTKDHAPAGSSAKHRIQHHHTHRTKSLHRHHGRIETNEPASSHNITVDPKLFRKRKFRSPRVLFSTQPPPLSEDLRNLEYLDDEESLNKTIRAKRTVHPVLHRGEYSVCDSVSMWVGEKTTATDIKGKEVTVLGEVNINNNVFKQYFFETRCRDPKPVSSGCRGIDSKHWNSYCTTTHTFVKALTMEGKQAAWRFIRIDTACVCVLSRKGRP from the coding sequence ATGTCCATGTTGTACTACACTCTGATTATAGCATTTCTGATCGGCATACAGGCTGCACCAAAGACTAAGGACCATGCCCCAGCCGGCTCATCAGCAAAACATCGTATTCAGCATCATCACACACATCGAACGAAGTCTCTTCACCGACATCATGGAAGAATAGAAACAAATGAACCTGCTTCTTCTCACAATATTACAGTTGACCCTAAACTTTTCAGAAAGAGGAAATTTCGCTCTCCAAGGGTTTTATTTAGTACCCAACCTCCACCATTGTCGGAGGACCTACGAAACTTGGAATATTTAGATGATGAGGAATCGCTCAATAAAACTATCAGAGCTAAAAGAACGGTGCATCCAGTGCTTCATCGTGGGGAGTATTCTGTATGCGATAGCGTCAGTATGTGGGTTGGTGAAAAAACCACTGCCACTGACATCAAGGGCAAGGAAGTAACTGTGTTGGGGGAAGTCAATATTAATAATAACGTTTTTAAGCAGTACTTTTTTGAAACCAGGTGTAGAGATCCAAAGCCAGTTTCAAGTGGATGTCGTGGTATTGATTCAAAGCATTGGAACTCCTATTGCACCACTACGCATACATTTGTCAAAGCTTTGACAATGGAAGGGAAGCAAGCAGCGTGGAGGTTCATTCGGATAGATACAGCTTGTGTCTGTGTACTCAGCAGGAAGGGCCGACCATAA